TAATaaccaaaaattaaatttaatgagattaagtttgtttataagtttATCTGGAGTATTATGTGGATTTACTAAGTCTAAATACGAGATTTCATTAGCATAGAACTTTCAGGCGTTgtcttgttattatttatatttcggaAAAAAACGCACTGGAATGCCAGTAAAAGTTGGTTGTCATTTATATACACTTAAACAAATATTCGGGAATCGCCTTAAtgtggggatcgaacccaagtcTGTTACAATGAAACtacatcaaattataataaagacgaGAGCCCGCGAGTATTTTCACCAAATGTTACTCACAAAAGTCCAAGCCAGAATCACTATACACCCGCATTTCAAAGAGTACAACAATAGGAAGCTTTCGATATtcggtaaatttatttttataatacacattgactaattttaaatataaaatcgttTATCGagcattttgaaattaatgacatttttaacttctctatttttttagtttctctgtagcaaagagaatataacacTACGTTAGCCCTTGTAGAATAATAAAAGAAGGTTCTATCGAAGCTGACAGTATGGTTGGCTCTTTAATCTTCTTCCTTTGCTCACTTCTTATCATTTTGGTAGTCAAGTATTCGTAGGTTAGCTAGACCAATATTATAATGAGCTAGAGTCTCGATTCCTACACCATCTTTGGTAACAATAACAACGGCGCTTACTACATTTAAATGCCATTCCTTTATacctaattgcattttttttttgggtttctGCTATGCCTTCCCTAATCTCATttcatgtttattatattaataagtaggtAGGGACCTAATCCAAaaagcatttataatactaaggGAAAAGGTAATAGTTTTTGTATACAGCTTAGTAAAGACCGAGCGTCATGAAATGTTCTCATAATGACAACGTACTCACCGTCACGAATCCCCGAAGAGCTATGCTGAGGGGCAACTAGTGCACCAAGATTTCGCTGCACGTCTTCTGTCGAATGATGTGGTACGGGGGAAACCAATCGACATTTAGTGATAATTGTAGATTGAATGTCCAAACTAAAATATCACAATACTAATGCAAATATAGCATAGAGAGGATTTCTACCTAGACGGATTTGCATATGCGACACATATCACACAAAAATCATGCATCACGCATGTATGTGCGTTTAAATTTTACGTACCTATCTGTAGGGAACTCGTATTTTGCGAATAAATATGGGAATACTGAATTAATTGCTTTCTAGTTtgtttgaaaacaatttttacaataatatttacatatacagGGCAAATATATCCGTATAAACATTTACTGGAAGTGATTAAATTAAGTATAGCTTTACGTCGCGAGATTGATATTATATCTCACATACATTGAATGTTTTAAGCaaacatctattaaaaatagaaaagacaAGAAATCAATGTATGGCAAACAATGATTTGTACAGCTTTGGTAAAATAACATGGATTTCTGTTTAGACTTACTATTATCAATATCGTTATCGTGTTGGGTGCGCAATGATtcgcaattaaaataatacaaggaaattataactttatctctaagtaataatgttaactgtcaaagcaaaataattaaCCCCGTATATTGGTTTTACAGGAGCCGATATTATTATCGTTAAAGTTACATTTAGGATCTAGGAAGGGTTCCAATATAAACGATtaaattgcaaattatttacTGTAGATTCATCCCAACTTAACCTTATTTGGTAAAATTAAGGACTATTTGCTtgctttaaattgaaataaaactacgactatacaaaaacataatttaaaataataaaccgtaCTAAACATTTATGGGCTTAATCATTGGAGCCGGGAGGGGGCGGGGGCAACTAGAGAGGGTGGCGTGTACCCTCCTGCCCAGGAATaagtcacaaaaaatatacttaactcactgaataaatctgcaacaatggaaACTgtcgaccacagaggtttttttatgatacattttcaaaaaacggcgcgattgaaattttaaaaaatattcattttattatgtatatattatataatgcttAGATGCAGATGTACATCCCTATAGTGATTTTGGTGGCGCCTATGagcttaattatatatttttttctaggcACTAAATTAACATTGGACGCTAAGGTAAGGTAGAAGCTAAGGTCGAACtcctaattttaatataatattataaaaaacataactaggtcatacaaaaaaatattaagagtgGGTCAATGAgcaagaaataattaaacaacagATAAAGAGCAGAAACAAGGAAAAGATGGAGAGGAAGGGAGAGAAACGGAGGCTTTAATCATAAACGAGGAAATTTATTATCAGTACCATCGGCGCTAAGACTactccatcacatcatgggatagaatTAACTTCATCAAACATTAGGGCATAACTAAAAGTAATATGTTTACGAGCTTAATACGTTTTATCTTATTATGTGactcataaaaacatatttgttttgtaaaacgCGGGAAGGAAGCATTTTTATCAGACGAACGCAAAACATAGTCCGAAATTCCCGATCTATTATCCCATTATAAAAGCACTCCTGCGCCGCCAACTTCAGTATCATCCACAACTCGTGAGCACGCGCACGCGCATTAAACAAATTTCCAAAATGTATTGTGACTGGCCCCAGTTAGGACGgtgttgtttttgtttaccTCTAAGGAGAGGTGTTTTGACCTTTGGATACATCAATCTTGTAAGTTGGTTTATATTACAATTGTTAGTCACGCTTCCAACTGACTTCTTTCTATTGTTACCGAAGAATGGGGTCAGGTCCTATCCAAATACAATCTCGATGAATAAGGATTACTAAATTGCTTAAATCTCAAagtaaatctattttaataaacgCTACCAACAATGCTTTTAtcactttattttcttttgttgtgattctgttttatttcttgtaatggtaatgttttgtttatttgcatGATACGTAGTTAATGTACGTGACCTCTTCTTTTTCACGGTCCGAAACGAAGTTAATAGCATGTTCACTATAGTATAGCATGTTCcctattttgcaataaaattataacagaagcaatgttcaaataatagatacaatagatatatctatttttaaaatgattcctCTTTAATTCTTGTTTTTCTTGAATACTTACTAAATAATCAATAGCTTCAAttcatattgatatttttatattggatccactgccgcgtctgtctgtctgaacgcgttaaattcaaaaactacaaaaaaaatatttcgatgaaatttggtatagagatagtttgagaccctaagGAATAGACATAAGCTAGTTTTATCTCGGAAATACTCTTTATCGCGGGCGAAAttactagttaaaaataattgagaaAATAGGTAATAACgaagtcaaaaaaaatatggcataaataaaaaataaaaattgttcgtAAAAAGAGTATTCTCTAATTTAACTATGATGTTTCACGCGaatcattaaacaatattatttttaaaatctctgTGCAAATATATCCAGATCCGGAAATAGTACCCAGCACTATAAAACtcacaacataatatatcacTATACCATTAAATCCTTAAGTTTAAgcatataaatttcaaattgcttCACACTGCCACTCCGTCTATTAAAATTTCGttttcgatataaaaatagtaaagcaTTCAGTCACTGAGAAACTAAAATGCCTTCCATAAAAATGTCCGCAAACTATCATTATCTCTACTATAATAACATTGTCATAAAGATACAATCGAgagctaaaaataaatgttagcaGGTGACGCAAGCATTCTAAAGCTATTTTGTGTCCACAATTTCgtaatgaaacaaatatattcattaataccTTACGCGTAGGGCTACAatgtctaatattttaaataatcgcATTAATCAAGTAGAGTTaagtaatgtattattttgacaATGGATAGATAGAAGTCGTTGAAATACACTGAAATCAGGCCGCTTCTGACAAGTCCGTCTCgaaatctttagaggaggcctatgttcggCAGACGTGTAGCTGTTGATGAGACATTTGATTTATTACAGCATTATTGTTGTTGATTTATTGTGGTAATGAGCGTTGATACTTGATATTGACCTTAGTGTGACTAGCATGATAAGCCTTGTGTAGGTCTGTTCTATTTAAACAATGTTTGTATTCCTGTGAGGCTATATGTCATTTAACAAAGCTGGACAAAACATTCAATAACTATAAGAAGCTGTTTACCtcgtatacatacatataagatAGCATAAAATttgcaacataaaatatatagggtaattaatttcttttttaattattagctTATTATATTTCCCGACTATTTTTGGGCAAAGGGTCACCCTTTTTATGATTAAACCATCGCAtcgtttattttcaaatattggaaaaaaaataaccatttagaaattaaagtaaaactataaattttacaattttaaaaacgaTGTCAccattattatgtaataaccAATTTTAACTTGACGATTTTCATGTTATGGCGGCTTCATACGACAGTACACATTAATAGAACAACAACAATACAACTACTAAACattgaagaaaatataattagaagTCTACCTCTCTTTCATAAATCACATTACAATCCTGAGTATACCTATTTTTCCCATATGCTACTTTACCGCATTATGGACATTTTAATGTCAGTATTTACTATCATACAGTGAGGTCATTTCTTCCAAGGCCTTCGTCCTATATACCATAATGAATGTCCACTTGCTGTTTATTTGTCCAattagttttcattttattcacGTGGATGACATTGCGGTGTAATTTCCTAAACGTAATTTTAACAGTTCTACATAAAGGATTCCTGGacgaaaaactttatttatttttaagcaagGTCGATAATGCCATGGTTCTCGTATTATGGATGTTTATAGGCATCACATATTTATCATTTCTCGTCAATCAACACTCTATCAggactccacttaacatcaagtgcagtaCGATTATATTAGCGTGTccgtttaaaaaattaagcgGATCACCAGGTAATAGGTCTATGGGATTTACGTTTAACTTAATGGCCACAAAAATGTTTGTGTGAACAATTTTTTTCCGGCTATAATGTAGCCTATTGTCTCTACTGTATTTAACAGCAAAACATAACGCAGACAGAAACTGAATGAACTTAGAAATCCGAAACAGTAATTTTTCACAATTATATTGTAGAATAAATACTACAAGCATTATTTTAGGTACTAAGCGATATATTACCTCAAATGTAAATCAAAGTTTATGAgagataaaactttatttaaatgaaagaacgaaggtaaaaaaataaacaagacagGCCAGAAACTGCTTAATGCTAGTGCAACATTGCGGTTAATATCAACTCCTACTATCGCAATAATTATGGcgtaaaaataatacatgttTCAATGAATGTTGATGAATGTccattaaaaatcatattacgatttaattttattgataacccATTGTTTCATTAACCTATGCCATATAAAACGTAAATGATCCTGCTTTACGTCTGTCTCCTTCATTTTATCTTTGCAAGCGGAAAACAGATGCTACGCGGGGATAAAATTATCTCCATCGTCGATAGATGCTTGTTATTTTCCTTGACTGGAtgatattttctttgaaaactGCCCTATCAAATAACTATCAATGTTATTATGAAGAACTAGCTCACAGTTTCGCCTATGAGGAAGACCTAGGGATAAAAATAATCCGAAATCTTTGTGTAAAACTCTGTACgatataaaaaattgcatatttaCCTTCAGGTCATGGTCTAACTTTATGCCAAATTCGCTCATCAATTCCTTTATTTACATACAGAAACAagcaaacatcttcacaaactttcatatttgaaatatgactAAAATTGACAtatagaatgtaattttatgcaATTTCCCAACTACTTATGCGTCTCTTACGCAAGATTACAACTAGGTTTTGTGGGCTTAATCTTGTAATATCTGGACTTCATTTGataaactaaatagaaaacattaaagTGGAACAGAGTTTTTTTTCTATCTCACTCTTATTATGTTAATCTTGGTTAAAttctgttttgttatttaaattttatctgaaattTGAATCGAAATGTTAATAGCTCACACTCTGACTCCATTGTTGTTTAACTAATGAGGGGCTACctaaagttattttgatttattactcAATTACTTCTTCAAGTAAATAAACTAGTACTTGTACCAATTATTCTGATTCTTGAAATTCGTTTCAAAGCAATTTACCATTTAGTACCCATCCGTGCTTCTATTCCGCAATTTTCGTATTTAGCGTGTAGTGAGCAGCCGAGTGACATTGAGATTTATGATTTCTACAGTCAGCCACGTTACTATATcatgttatgttatttaaaacagGATTTTCAATACCTGTCACTATTATGTCAGTAGATCTCTGGACTTTTGCATGTGATAATCTGCAAGAGCAGTACATGTGTTTGGTTAAGTTTGAAAGACGTGGTAGACTATGTAATTACTGgactttaaaatatgaatttaaaaaaatgtatgcccATAATTTTACATGGACTGACGAAGGCAATCAATCACAATTCTGGATTTTTGAAGatgtatttttgttctttgCATAACTGATTATTCAACATATTCGCTTACTATCAGTCGAGCGAACTTCTTGATATTTAACTCTTTAAATAACtatctattaattaattaatttaattcaatattatatgaGTTATGTTAAGATACTAGTGCACATGCCACCAATACGTTTTTAACGATCCTCATTTGTTTCTTCACAGTTATTCAGTGCATTCTTGGTGGGTGTGTACAGTTACTCAGTACACCACGATGTGAACTCCATCTCCATGTACCACGGCATGTCGTTTTCGCTGCCAGCCGAGCTCTGCGTCGCCATCTACTGCCTGGAAGTTATCTTTAATGCCGTCCTCATATATGGTACCCATAAGGTACACAATTTTGCTATAATTATAGCCGTCTGATTAATTGACAGCACTAAATCGAATCTTGAGATTCTCTTATATTTATCAAACCTAGAACTGCAGTATGTaaacaaaatctatttaatacTAGAGTCTTCATGAATTCAAAAATCAAGAAGAATAGTTAAAGTTAAATTAGAATTGGCACAACACACTTTGCTAAATCAAAATCCATAAGAGTATCTAGAACACAAATCATAATCTAGTCATCATTGGCCAGAGTGGGTCCACTGCACATAAACCTCTTAACATTACCTAGTAAATGtaaatgtgtttaatttttccAGAGATCAACACCTCACATACGAGTATTTTACTATTTTGCGATAGCAACTACTATCGCCCCCATGCTGATGACGATACTAGACTATACAAACTACAGTCACATCGGATTGGTTCTGGAGATGGCTTTACTATCGTTGTCGTCGCtttgtaagtacttataattattctatCATTCACTCAtgaatctataaataatttgcagTGTTTGCCGAATTTTAGCTAAAAGAAGTGTTATAAGTAATTCCTAAATTCACTAAGTTTCGTCGATGAAATTTTCACACACCTTTcaggtaataatattataatgtttaatccTATTTGTTTCCATTTACCCCAggctttgtttattattttcgtcGATCAAATTTTCAACCCAGTTTTCAgatatagtatttaattatatttgcttcGGTTTGCCCGAGGATTCTACCACTAATTTATCGTGGATCAATGTCTTTCTTTGGTCATTAAATTTAGACTAAGTACATTATACTTACAAACAACACATACGCaccacgccttttatccctgaaggggtaagcaAAGGTGGAACTAAGACATCCACTTTTCACCATAAGTGTTCTGTCCCATCATGATTtagcgggcgagcctattgccaaatATCGTACTCTGGGCTGATGCTGAGCAAAAAATTCCAACAtcgatatacaataaaaatatttaacctacattttaaaataaccaaGTCTCATATTTGTTTCAGTCCTAAATCTGTACCTGATCACGTTAGTAAGAAGTCTTCTTCGGAAGTTGGATATGGAAGGGCCGAACTTGTACGACAACCCTCTTCACCAGATAGTGACGGGGGAGGCCAAAGTAGAACACAATGGCATCTACAACAACACCACGGTTGAGCCTGTAGATGTTTAGACTCAAACACAAGGTTCCTGTCTGTACCTGAAATCTGTTGATAAGCCAAACAAAAAGAGCCTGACCCTTATCATagtaaacagctaatgtagatagtactaattttattaccatttgtTCTAGAAAATAGATGGACGTGACTTTTGTCTGTGTATATGTACATACATGTGATAACTAGCATTGGTTTAAAAGTTGTGAAACAGATCCTAAGCCTGTCAATAAACATACCAAATCCTATTTTTAACTGTGGCAAATTCGTGTAAACCAGAATTCCGCTTATGTCAAGTATAAGGAGCAAAAGACCCATATAAAGAATCTTTTAGTAATACTAgtaatttttatcttaaaaccaaataataaaGCCCTAGAGACAAGAAACTGATATGATAAGTTTTATGTTCAGACCTTCAGACATCTTATTAGAAGTCACTGTATACGATGTGGTTAGACCCAAACACTTAGTAAAATCTTATTCAACTATGTAAC
The nucleotide sequence above comes from Manduca sexta isolate Smith_Timp_Sample1 chromosome 11, JHU_Msex_v1.0, whole genome shotgun sequence. Encoded proteins:
- the LOC115447210 gene encoding uncharacterized protein LOC115447210, which codes for MYCDWPQLGRCCFCLPLRRGVLTFGYINLLFSAFLVGVYSYSVHHDVNSISMYHGMSFSLPAELCVAIYCLEVIFNAVLIYGTHKRSTPHIRVFYYFAIATTIAPMLMTILDYTNYSHIGLVLEMALLSLSSLFLNLYLITLVRSLLRKLDMEGPNLYDNPLHQIVTGEAKVEHNGIYNNTTVEPVDV